A stretch of the bacterium SCSIO 12827 genome encodes the following:
- the cobM gene encoding precorrin-4 C(11)-methyltransferase: MTVHFIGAGPGAPDLITVRGLNLIKACPVVLYAGSLVPAEVVAEAPTGARVIDTAPMNLEEIIAEIETAHAAGHDVARVHSGDPSIYGAVAEQMRRLDALGIDYDVTPGVPAFAAAAASLKRELTLPQVSQSIILTRTSVRASDMPKGEDLETLGKSGATLAVHLSVNNLAKVVRDLTPHYGADCPVVVAYRVTWPDQQMVEGTLADIREKVKAAGFTRTALILVGRALGETAFDDSALYAAHHHHVLRPKKVQPS, translated from the coding sequence ATGACCGTCCATTTCATCGGCGCCGGACCGGGGGCTCCCGATCTGATCACCGTGCGCGGCCTGAACCTGATCAAGGCATGCCCGGTCGTGCTTTACGCCGGGTCCTTGGTTCCGGCCGAGGTCGTGGCCGAAGCCCCCACAGGGGCCCGCGTGATCGACACGGCACCGATGAACCTGGAGGAGATCATCGCCGAGATCGAAACGGCCCACGCCGCCGGACACGACGTCGCCCGCGTCCATTCCGGCGATCCGTCGATCTATGGCGCCGTCGCCGAACAGATGCGCCGGCTCGACGCGCTTGGCATCGATTACGACGTGACGCCGGGCGTGCCCGCCTTCGCCGCCGCCGCGGCCTCGTTGAAACGCGAATTGACCCTGCCCCAGGTCAGCCAGAGCATCATCCTGACCCGCACCTCGGTGCGGGCGTCGGACATGCCCAAGGGCGAAGACCTGGAAACGCTGGGCAAAAGCGGGGCGACCCTGGCGGTGCATCTATCCGTCAACAACTTGGCCAAGGTGGTGCGGGACCTGACGCCGCACTACGGCGCCGATTGCCCCGTGGTCGTCGCCTACCGGGTGACCTGGCCGGACCAGCAGATGGTCGAAGGCACGCTCGCCGATATCCGGGAAAAGGTGAAGGCGGCGGGCTTCACCCGCACGGCCCTGATCCTGGTCGGCCGCGCCCTCGGCGAAACGGCGTTCGACGATTCAGCCCTTTACGCCGCCCATCACCACCACGTCCTGCGCCCCAAGAAGGTGCAACCTTCCTAA
- a CDS encoding cobalt-precorrin-6A reductase, with protein MVSTLLILGGTADARILAAAVQARWPDMRIITSLAGRTATPRLPVGEVLAGGFGGAAGLAEYIRAERVTALIDATHPFAAEISKSAAEAATIAHVPRLVLARPPWQFVQNAAMQHVCSISAAKSALESAGQRIFLAIGRQEVNQFNTLKDRFFLLRFIDAPASPPTFDRYEVLTGRPGTYDDERRMLQQFSIDTLVAKNGGSAASRAKVDAALDLGLRVILIDPPDLPPPPHAESIDGALAWLDSL; from the coding sequence GTGGTTAGCACGCTCCTGATCCTGGGCGGTACGGCGGACGCCCGCATCCTGGCCGCCGCCGTGCAGGCACGCTGGCCGGATATGCGTATCATCACGTCGCTGGCAGGGCGCACGGCGACCCCGCGTCTGCCCGTGGGCGAGGTTCTGGCCGGCGGCTTCGGCGGCGCGGCCGGGCTGGCCGAATATATAAGGGCTGAACGCGTTACCGCCCTGATCGATGCCACCCATCCCTTCGCCGCCGAGATTTCGAAAAGCGCGGCAGAGGCCGCAACAATTGCCCATGTCCCGCGCCTGGTTCTGGCCCGCCCACCATGGCAATTTGTGCAAAATGCTGCAATGCAGCATGTGTGCAGCATAAGTGCAGCAAAATCAGCGCTGGAAAGTGCCGGGCAGCGCATTTTCCTTGCCATAGGCCGGCAAGAAGTTAATCAATTCAACACCTTAAAAGACCGCTTCTTTTTGCTGCGCTTCATCGACGCGCCTGCGTCGCCGCCGACGTTTGATCGCTATGAAGTCCTGACGGGCCGCCCCGGAACCTATGATGACGAGCGCCGAATGCTGCAGCAATTCTCCATCGATACCCTGGTTGCCAAGAACGGCGGCAGCGCCGCGTCGCGGGCCAAGGTCGATGCGGCGTTGGACCTGGGCTTGCGTGTGATTTTGATCGATCCGCCGGACCTTCCGCCGCCGCCCCATGCCGAAAGCATCGACGGGGCCCTCGCTTGGCTGGACAGTCTTTAG
- a CDS encoding cobalt-precorrin-5B (C(1))-methyltransferase, with product MPARKPDGNLKRGWTTGACATAATAAAYEALVTGAFPEAVTITLPRGEEPTFDLARTGLDDGRASAAVIKDAGDDPDVTHGAEVSVSLRPGGAGTGVTFRAGPGVGTVTLPGLPLAVGEPAINPGPRRMMTGVIEDLSRRLNGPGDVEITVAIKDGERLAEKTMNGRLGIRGGLSVLGTTGIVIPYSCASWIHSIHRGVDVARAGGLSHIAAATGSTSEAAVKALYDLPDMALIDMGDFAGGLLKYLRRHPLPRLTIAGGFGKLAKLAQGNLDLHSARSSLDMNKLAALAADDAALAECIKTANTGMEALTLAQAAGVSLADRVAAGAREVALAALAGDVAVEVLVFDRQGQRAGRAGG from the coding sequence ATGCCCGCACGCAAACCGGATGGAAACCTGAAACGTGGCTGGACCACCGGCGCCTGTGCGACGGCGGCGACGGCGGCTGCCTATGAGGCCCTGGTCACGGGCGCCTTCCCGGAAGCCGTCACCATTACCCTGCCGCGTGGCGAGGAGCCGACCTTTGACTTGGCGCGCACGGGCCTGGACGACGGCAGGGCGAGCGCCGCCGTCATCAAGGACGCGGGCGACGACCCGGACGTGACCCATGGGGCCGAGGTCTCGGTGTCCCTGCGCCCGGGGGGCGCCGGGACCGGCGTCACCTTCCGCGCCGGGCCGGGCGTGGGCACGGTGACCCTGCCCGGCCTGCCCTTGGCCGTTGGCGAGCCCGCCATCAATCCGGGCCCGCGCAGGATGATGACTGGCGTGATCGAGGATTTGTCCCGGCGCCTGAACGGTCCCGGCGACGTCGAGATCACGGTCGCCATCAAGGACGGCGAGCGGCTTGCTGAAAAAACCATGAACGGCCGCCTCGGCATTCGCGGTGGGCTGTCGGTGCTGGGCACCACGGGCATCGTTATTCCCTATTCCTGTGCGTCCTGGATCCATTCGATCCACCGCGGCGTCGACGTGGCGCGGGCGGGCGGGCTTAGCCATATCGCGGCGGCCACGGGCTCGACCTCGGAAGCGGCGGTGAAGGCGCTTTATGATCTGCCGGACATGGCGCTGATCGACATGGGCGATTTCGCGGGCGGATTGCTGAAATACCTGCGCCGCCATCCCTTGCCGCGCCTCACCATCGCGGGCGGCTTCGGCAAGCTGGCCAAACTGGCGCAGGGGAATTTGGATCTGCACTCCGCGCGCTCATCCCTCGACATGAACAAATTGGCGGCGCTGGCCGCCGATGATGCGGCCCTGGCCGAATGCATCAAGACGGCGAACACGGGGATGGAAGCCCTGACCCTGGCCCAGGCGGCGGGTGTTTCGCTCGCCGACCGGGTGGCGGCTGGTGCGCGGGAGGTGGCCCTGGCGGCCCTGGCGGGTGACGTCGCGGTCGAGGTTCTGGTGTTCGACCGCCAGGGACAACGCGCCGGGCGCGCCGGTGGTTAG
- a CDS encoding formate/nitrite transporter family protein: MADQAPPPGRDPSLFDAYAPAQMARRVEVAGVAKAGLPLLPLFTLALLAGAFIAFGAMLFTLTMTNHGLGLGPSRILGGITFSLGLVLVVVGGAELFTGNLLLVMGWADRKIATMALLRNWGVAYVGNLAGAVAMAVLAYWSGYMDLGSGAVGATAVKIAAAKVELDFTTAFVRGLLCNTLVCLAVWLCFAAHDVIGKIFAILFPITAFVALGFEHSIANMFFIPVGMLAAGNDAYVTAAGLPGDVGGLTLAGFVGNLVPVTLGNMVGGGLFVAGTYYLVYLRPHS; this comes from the coding sequence ATGGCCGATCAAGCGCCACCCCCGGGCCGGGACCCGAGCCTGTTCGACGCCTATGCGCCGGCCCAGATGGCGCGGCGGGTCGAGGTTGCCGGCGTGGCCAAGGCAGGGCTGCCTCTGTTGCCGCTGTTCACCCTGGCCCTGCTGGCCGGTGCCTTCATCGCCTTCGGCGCCATGCTGTTCACCCTGACCATGACCAACCACGGCCTGGGCCTGGGGCCGTCGCGCATCCTGGGCGGGATCACGTTCTCCCTCGGCCTGGTTCTGGTCGTGGTCGGCGGGGCGGAACTGTTCACCGGCAACCTGCTGCTGGTCATGGGCTGGGCCGACCGCAAGATCGCGACGATGGCGCTGTTGCGCAATTGGGGCGTGGCCTATGTCGGCAATCTGGCCGGCGCCGTCGCCATGGCCGTTCTGGCCTATTGGTCCGGCTATATGGACCTGGGGTCCGGCGCCGTCGGCGCGACGGCGGTCAAGATCGCGGCCGCCAAGGTCGAACTGGATTTCACCACCGCCTTCGTACGCGGCCTGCTGTGCAACACCCTGGTCTGCCTCGCGGTCTGGCTGTGCTTCGCGGCCCATGACGTGATCGGCAAGATTTTCGCCATCCTGTTCCCCATCACCGCCTTCGTCGCCCTGGGCTTCGAGCATTCGATCGCCAACATGTTCTTTATTCCCGTGGGCATGCTGGCGGCGGGAAATGACGCCTATGTGACGGCGGCAGGCCTTCCCGGGGATGTGGGCGGTCTAACGCTCGCGGGTTTCGTGGGCAATCTCGTGCCGGTGACACTCGGCAACATGGTCGGCGGCGGATTGTTCGTGGCCGGAACCTACTACCTGGTCTATTTACGGCCACATTCCTGA
- a CDS encoding SCO family protein, producing the protein MTKQPNKTVSRLRLVRRIAFGLAAVILIAVAAVIAQQRLADSPRTGTAPEVKIGGPFTLTDHTGRQVTEKDFQGKAMLIFFGYTFCPDVCPTSLTEISAAMDKLGPLAAKVVPILVSVDSERDTPEVLKDYVAHFHPSIVGLTGTPEQIKQVAKAYRVFYAKVVDEGGDKDAYLMDHSSVIYLMGPNGKFLTHFSTQTDAETMAAKIKSLL; encoded by the coding sequence ATGACCAAGCAACCCAACAAGACCGTTTCCCGCCTGCGCCTGGTGCGCCGCATCGCCTTCGGCCTGGCGGCCGTCATCCTGATCGCCGTTGCCGCCGTGATCGCGCAGCAGCGCCTGGCCGATTCACCTCGCACGGGCACCGCGCCTGAAGTGAAGATCGGCGGCCCCTTCACCCTGACCGACCACACCGGCCGCCAGGTGACGGAAAAGGATTTCCAAGGCAAGGCCATGCTGATCTTTTTCGGCTACACCTTCTGCCCGGACGTCTGCCCGACCTCGCTGACCGAAATTTCGGCGGCCATGGATAAGCTCGGCCCCCTGGCGGCGAAGGTCGTTCCCATCCTGGTCTCCGTCGATTCGGAGCGCGACACGCCCGAGGTGCTGAAGGATTATGTCGCCCACTTCCATCCCAGCATCGTCGGCCTGACAGGCACGCCGGAACAGATCAAGCAGGTCGCCAAGGCCTACCGCGTGTTTTATGCCAAGGTCGTGGACGAAGGCGGGGACAAGGACGCCTATCTGATGGACCACTCATCGGTGATCTATCTGATGGGGCCGAACGGCAAGTTCCTGACCCATTTCAGCACCCAGACGGACGCCGAAACCATGGCGGCCAAGATCAAGTCCCTGCTGTGA
- a CDS encoding cobyrinate a,c-diamide synthase yields MPPGIVIAAPSSGNGKTLLTLGLLRHFRDTGVAVASAKVGPDYIDPAFHQAAGGRSCPNLDLWAMRDGTLASVLAASAKGADLIVCEGVMGLFDGARLDEGSTADAARTFGWPVILVVDAAAQGASAAALVGGFARHRPDVTVAGVVFNRTGSSRHADILTAAMAQDHSDIPVLGCLPRLADLTLPERHLGLVQAGEHGDLEAFLNAAAEAVAAHVDTMALRALAHATGTTANTDALPLSPLGQKIAVARDRAFSFCYPHVLDGWRHAGAEITFFSPLDDEAPAAGADAVYLPGGYPELHAGRLAGNARFLAGLRSMAAAGHTVFGECGGYMVLGDVLTDADGQAHAMAGLLPVETSFAQRKLHLGYRRAVIADTGPFGPAGAALRGHEFHYATIIAEGLAESIDAPLFHVSNADGMYLGALGRRRGSVMGSFVHLIDREDSGA; encoded by the coding sequence TTGCCGCCGGGGATCGTCATCGCCGCCCCGTCGTCGGGCAACGGCAAGACGCTGCTGACCCTTGGCCTGCTGCGCCATTTCCGAGACACGGGTGTTGCCGTGGCCTCGGCCAAGGTCGGCCCCGATTATATCGATCCCGCCTTTCATCAGGCCGCCGGCGGCCGGTCCTGCCCCAATCTAGATCTTTGGGCCATGCGGGACGGGACCTTGGCATCCGTCCTGGCGGCATCCGCCAAGGGGGCGGATCTGATCGTCTGCGAAGGGGTCATGGGCCTGTTCGACGGCGCCAGGCTGGACGAAGGTTCGACCGCCGACGCGGCCCGCACCTTCGGCTGGCCGGTGATCCTGGTGGTCGATGCGGCGGCCCAGGGGGCGTCGGCGGCGGCCCTGGTCGGCGGCTTCGCCCGTCACCGCCCGGACGTCACCGTCGCCGGGGTGGTGTTCAACCGAACGGGCAGCAGCCGGCACGCGGATATCCTCACTGCCGCCATGGCCCAGGATCACTCGGACATTCCCGTACTCGGCTGCCTGCCCCGGCTGGCGGACCTGACCCTGCCCGAACGGCACCTGGGTTTGGTGCAGGCGGGCGAGCATGGTGACCTGGAAGCCTTTCTGAATGCTGCTGCCGAAGCCGTCGCCGCCCATGTTGATACGATGGCACTGCGCGCCCTGGCTCACGCCACAGGCACCACCGCAAACACGGATGCCCTGCCGTTATCGCCGTTGGGCCAGAAAATCGCGGTCGCCCGCGACCGGGCGTTTTCGTTCTGCTATCCGCATGTGCTGGACGGCTGGCGCCATGCCGGGGCCGAAATCACCTTCTTTTCGCCGCTGGATGACGAGGCGCCGGCGGCCGGCGCCGACGCGGTCTATCTGCCCGGCGGTTATCCGGAACTGCATGCGGGGCGACTGGCCGGAAACGCCCGGTTCCTGGCCGGACTGCGCAGCATGGCGGCGGCAGGGCATACCGTGTTCGGCGAATGCGGCGGCTACATGGTGCTGGGCGATGTCTTGACCGATGCCGACGGCCAAGCCCATGCCATGGCCGGGCTGCTGCCCGTTGAAACGTCGTTCGCCCAACGCAAACTGCACCTGGGCTACCGCCGCGCGGTCATCGCGGATACCGGGCCGTTCGGGCCGGCCGGCGCAGCGCTGCGCGGCCATGAATTCCATTACGCGACGATCATCGCCGAGGGCTTGGCCGAAAGCATTGATGCCCCTCTGTTCCACGTCTCCAACGCCGACGGCATGTATCTGGGTGCCTTGGGCCGGCGGCGGGGCAGTGTCATGGGATCGTTTGTCCACCTGATCGACCGGGAGGACAGCGGCGCCTGA
- a CDS encoding YcgN family cysteine cluster protein — MFGLFRKKKRDLPPPFWKTKGLAEMSKGEWESLCDGCGRCCLNKLENEATREVLYTDVACRLLDTDSCRCSSYEDRKRFVPECQILTPRMVKKLGWLPSTCAYRLISEGQDLYWWHPLVSGDAETVHYAGISVRGRVVSERDTDDLENHVVGWPK, encoded by the coding sequence ATGTTCGGGCTGTTCAGGAAGAAGAAACGCGACCTACCGCCGCCGTTCTGGAAGACCAAGGGTCTTGCCGAAATGTCCAAGGGGGAATGGGAATCGCTGTGCGACGGCTGCGGACGCTGCTGTCTGAACAAGCTGGAAAACGAAGCGACGCGCGAGGTTCTCTATACCGACGTCGCCTGCCGCCTTTTGGACACGGACAGCTGCCGCTGCTCCAGTTACGAAGACCGCAAGCGATTCGTCCCCGAATGCCAGATTTTGACACCGCGCATGGTCAAAAAACTGGGTTGGCTGCCGTCAACCTGCGCATACCGCTTGATTTCCGAAGGCCAGGACCTTTATTGGTGGCATCCCCTGGTTTCCGGCGATGCGGAAACGGTTCATTATGCAGGTATCTCGGTGCGCGGCCGCGTGGTTTCCGAACGCGACACCGACGATCTGGAAAATCATGTGGTGGGCTGGCCCAAATAG
- a CDS encoding dihydrodipicolinate synthase family protein, translating to MSASNLELTGVYAAVLTPQHADLSPDHARMAAHAKWLLANGCDGLGVLGTTGEANSFSVAERLEILDKLAENGVPTKTMMPGTGCCAIPDTVEITKKALEVGAGAVLMLPPFYYKNQSDEGLFAAYSEVIQRIGDDRLKICLYHFPQMSGVPISMNLIGMLRKEYPNTVVGMKDSSGVLENMLTAAHEFPGFCVFSGADDLMLPVLREGGAGCITACANIASDLAQAVYSEYRTNGDDGNVEELQKPLAAVRKIISGYPLIPSLKAMVARHTGDNAWANMRPPVMPMDAAATQRLYQEYDGAGLAMAEAA from the coding sequence ATGAGTGCGAGCAACCTGGAACTGACGGGCGTCTATGCCGCCGTCCTGACCCCGCAGCATGCGGATTTGAGCCCCGATCACGCCCGCATGGCGGCACATGCCAAATGGCTGCTGGCCAACGGCTGCGACGGCCTGGGCGTTTTGGGCACCACGGGCGAGGCCAATTCCTTTTCCGTCGCCGAGCGCCTGGAAATTCTCGACAAGCTGGCCGAGAACGGCGTGCCGACCAAAACCATGATGCCCGGCACCGGGTGCTGCGCCATTCCGGACACGGTCGAGATCACCAAGAAGGCGCTTGAAGTCGGCGCCGGCGCGGTGCTCATGCTGCCGCCGTTCTATTATAAGAATCAGTCCGACGAAGGCCTGTTCGCAGCCTATTCGGAAGTCATCCAGCGCATCGGCGATGACCGCCTGAAGATCTGCCTCTACCACTTCCCGCAGATGTCGGGCGTGCCGATTTCCATGAACCTGATCGGCATGCTGCGCAAGGAATACCCGAACACAGTCGTGGGCATGAAGGATTCGTCCGGCGTGCTGGAAAACATGCTGACCGCCGCCCACGAATTCCCCGGCTTCTGCGTGTTCTCCGGCGCCGACGATCTGATGCTGCCGGTCCTGCGCGAAGGCGGGGCGGGCTGCATCACGGCCTGCGCGAACATCGCCTCCGACCTGGCCCAAGCGGTCTATTCCGAGTACCGCACGAACGGCGACGACGGCAATGTGGAAGAGCTTCAGAAGCCGCTGGCCGCCGTGCGCAAGATCATTTCCGGCTATCCGCTGATTCCGTCCCTGAAGGCCATGGTCGCCCGTCACACGGGCGATAATGCCTGGGCCAACATGCGCCCGCCGGTCATGCCGATGGACGCAGCCGCCACCCAGCGCCTGTATCAGGAATACGATGGCGCCGGCCTGGCCATGGCAGAAGCGGCCTGA
- a CDS encoding M48 family metallopeptidase translates to MAPAWPWQKRPELTDGGSGRTLQTLGHGLDRADGGAVPLTIRRNKRAKRLILRADPATGTAVVTCPPWVSDSEAHAFAEKQAGWVHARLASAPKPLPFADGQVIPYLGRPHMIRHRPDARGGVWVEDSGDQGEIHVTGQAEHLPRRLADWLKRDARRRILPCVEAASAALGVTAGRITLRDTKSRWGSCAINGNLNFSWRLVLAPERVLRYVVAHEVAHIREHNHGPRFWGLVRDLADDMDACRKWLRDEGSALFLVGPVSD, encoded by the coding sequence ATGGCGCCGGCCTGGCCATGGCAGAAGCGGCCTGAGTTGACCGACGGCGGGAGCGGCCGGACCTTACAGACCCTGGGCCACGGCCTTGACCGCGCCGACGGCGGCGCGGTGCCGCTCACCATCCGCCGCAACAAGCGCGCCAAGCGCCTGATCCTGCGTGCCGACCCGGCGACGGGGACGGCGGTGGTGACCTGCCCACCCTGGGTCTCGGACTCGGAGGCCCACGCCTTCGCCGAGAAACAGGCAGGCTGGGTCCATGCCCGTCTGGCCTCCGCCCCCAAGCCCCTGCCCTTCGCCGACGGCCAGGTCATCCCCTATCTCGGCCGCCCGCATATGATCCGCCACCGCCCAGACGCGCGCGGCGGCGTTTGGGTTGAGGACAGCGGGGACCAAGGGGAAATCCATGTCACCGGCCAGGCCGAACATCTGCCACGACGGCTTGCCGACTGGTTGAAGCGGGATGCCCGGCGACGCATCCTTCCCTGTGTCGAAGCGGCCTCGGCGGCCCTCGGTGTCACCGCCGGGCGGATTACCCTGCGCGACACGAAAAGCCGCTGGGGCTCCTGCGCCATCAACGGCAACCTGAATTTCTCCTGGCGCCTGGTGCTGGCCCCGGAACGGGTGCTGCGTTACGTCGTCGCCCATGAGGTCGCCCATATCCGCGAACACAACCACGGCCCCCGGTTCTGGGGCCTGGTGCGCGATCTGGCGGACGATATGGACGCCTGCCGAAAATGGCTGCGTGACGAAGGATCGGCGCTGTTTCTGGTCGGCCCTGTCTCGGATTAG
- the ada gene encoding bifunctional DNA-binding transcriptional regulator/O6-methylguanine-DNA methyltransferase Ada, whose translation MDHTTHQDPTLEDDRWRQVLDRRTGGGFVYAVTTTGVYCTPGCASRRPKRDNVRFFDTGTQAESAGFRPCKRCRPDNNRIIDPRLAAVAEACRLIEAAGIPPPLDALAEATGYSPFHLQRMFLAMVGVSPKQYGDAVKAERLRRGLKAGGGVAGALYGAGYGSASRVYEKSAALLGMTPASYAAGGRGATIRFAIAEGPLGQVLAAATDKGLCMVALADDDGALESELRRDFPLAEITRDDATLKPLMEGVVAFLDGADTAQSLPLDVRATAFQWRVWQALAAIPAGETRTYGELAAALGRDGAARAVGRACATNPISLVIPCHRAVGSNGSLTGYRWGVARKRALLARERGRKT comes from the coding sequence ATGGATCACACAACACACCAAGACCCGACCCTTGAAGACGACCGCTGGCGCCAAGTTCTGGACCGCCGCACCGGCGGCGGTTTCGTCTATGCCGTCACCACCACGGGCGTCTATTGCACGCCGGGCTGTGCCTCGCGCCGGCCCAAGCGGGACAACGTCCGCTTCTTCGACACAGGCACGCAGGCGGAAAGTGCGGGGTTCCGCCCCTGCAAGCGCTGCCGCCCGGACAACAACCGCATCATCGACCCGCGCCTTGCCGCCGTGGCCGAGGCCTGCCGCCTGATCGAGGCGGCCGGGATCCCCCCGCCCCTGGACGCCCTGGCCGAGGCCACGGGCTACAGCCCCTTCCACCTGCAGCGCATGTTTCTGGCCATGGTCGGTGTCAGCCCCAAGCAATACGGCGACGCGGTGAAGGCGGAACGCCTGCGCCGGGGATTGAAGGCCGGCGGCGGCGTGGCGGGGGCGCTTTACGGCGCCGGATACGGCTCCGCATCCCGGGTCTATGAGAAATCCGCGGCGTTGCTGGGCATGACGCCGGCAAGCTATGCCGCCGGCGGACGCGGGGCCACGATCCGTTTTGCCATCGCCGAGGGACCTTTGGGCCAGGTGCTGGCGGCGGCAACGGACAAGGGGCTCTGCATGGTTGCGCTGGCCGACGACGACGGCGCCCTGGAATCGGAGCTGCGCCGCGACTTTCCCCTGGCCGAGATCACCCGCGACGACGCGACCCTGAAACCCCTGATGGAAGGCGTGGTCGCCTTTTTGGACGGGGCCGATACGGCGCAATCCCTGCCGCTGGACGTGCGGGCGACGGCCTTTCAATGGCGGGTCTGGCAGGCCCTGGCCGCGATCCCGGCGGGAGAGACGCGGACCTACGGCGAACTGGCGGCGGCTTTGGGCCGCGACGGCGCCGCCCGCGCCGTCGGCCGTGCCTGTGCGACCAACCCGATCTCCCTGGTTATTCCCTGCCACCGCGCCGTAGGCTCCAACGGATCGCTGACCGGATACCGCTGGGGCGTCGCGCGGAAACGCGCCCTTCTTGCCCGCGAACGGGGGCGGAAGACCTAA
- a CDS encoding MmcB family DNA repair protein, which yields MNEIDARDTLSLPDAPRPQVTQGVTRGVVRLLWRMGFSPLTEFKLTSRRRIDVAGLNGQGRFLFVEVKSSVEDFRADGKWHEYPDFCDGFYFAVPPGFPQDILPMNAGLIVADAHDGAILRSADETPMKGNRRRKQTLTFARAAADRLVRGV from the coding sequence ATGAACGAAATTGATGCCCGCGATACTCTGTCTCTGCCGGACGCACCCCGCCCGCAGGTGACCCAGGGCGTGACCCGCGGCGTCGTGCGCCTGCTCTGGCGCATGGGGTTCAGCCCGCTCACGGAATTCAAGCTGACGTCACGCCGCCGCATCGACGTGGCCGGCCTGAACGGCCAGGGCCGGTTTCTCTTCGTCGAGGTTAAATCGTCGGTCGAGGATTTCCGCGCCGACGGGAAATGGCACGAATATCCCGATTTCTGCGACGGGTTCTATTTCGCGGTGCCGCCCGGGTTTCCCCAGGACATCCTGCCGATGAATGCCGGGCTGATCGTCGCGGATGCTCATGATGGGGCGATCCTGCGGTCGGCCGACGAAACGCCCATGAAGGGCAACCGCCGGCGCAAACAGACTCTGACCTTCGCCCGCGCGGCGGCGGACCGGCTGGTGCGCGGCGTTTAG
- a CDS encoding secondary thiamine-phosphate synthase enzyme YjbQ, whose product MRQAQHELGVATDGPGLYEITRDVAAWAAGQGMTTGLLTLYCRHTSASLTIQENADPDVCRDLVTFFERLVKEDPTLYRHTAEGPDDMPAHIRSALTNVRLSVPMTGGQVMLGTWQGIYLFEHRRQAHRRRVLMHLAGA is encoded by the coding sequence ATGCGACAGGCGCAGCATGAACTTGGCGTGGCCACCGATGGTCCCGGCCTTTACGAGATTACCCGCGACGTCGCGGCCTGGGCCGCTGGCCAGGGAATGACGACGGGGCTGCTGACCCTGTATTGCCGTCACACCAGCGCATCCCTGACCATTCAGGAGAATGCCGATCCGGACGTATGCCGCGACCTTGTGACCTTTTTCGAACGGCTGGTGAAGGAGGATCCCACCCTTTACCGTCACACCGCAGAAGGCCCCGACGACATGCCCGCCCATATCCGCAGCGCCCTGACCAACGTTCGGCTATCGGTCCCCATGACCGGGGGCCAAGTGATGCTTGGCACTTGGCAGGGCATTTATCTGTTCGAACACCGCCGCCAGGCACATCGCCGCCGGGTGTTGATGCACCTCGCGGGCGCATAG